From one Amphiura filiformis chromosome 13, Afil_fr2py, whole genome shotgun sequence genomic stretch:
- the LOC140167852 gene encoding uncharacterized protein produces the protein MHEKLSWKPHIANVTSKASQSLGFIRRNLAQCSTATKQLAYTTLVRSQLEYAGAILDPYRQNQVDQLERVQRRVVRFISGNYNREDSVTAMREELGLPPLQKRRQHSRWVMMHKIIHGHVAIPRPDYIQPRARTTRSQQQHRFTRLSTSSDSYKHSFFPRTLKEWDGLPQNIIELPSVEQFKEAIATL, from the coding sequence ATGCATGAGAAGCTGAGTTGGAAACCACACATCGCAAATGTAACATCTAAAGCATCGCAATCCCTGGGATTTATCAGAAGGAATCTTGCGCAGTGTTCAACAGCAACAAAACAGCTAGCTTACACCACCCTCGTGAGATCCCAACTTGAATATGCTGGAGCCATATTGGACCCCTACAGACAGAATCAGGTAGATCAGCTTGAAAGAGTACAACGAAGAGTAGTGAGATTCATCTCTGGCAACTACAATCGTGAAGATAGTGTCACAGCCATGAGAGAGGAGCTTGGTCTACCACCTCTTCAAAAAAGAAGACAACACAGTAGATGGGTCATGATGCATAAGATCATTCATGGACATGTGGCCATCCCCCGGCCGGATTACATTCAACCCAGGGCTCGCACTACCAGAAGCCAACAACAGCACCGTTTCACCAGACTAAGCACAAGCAGTGACTCCTACAAACATAGCTTCTTCCCCAGAACGTTGAAGGAATGGGATGGTCTTCCTCAAAATATCATTGAGCTGCCCTCAGTGGAGCAGTTCAAGGAGGCCATCGCAACGCTCTAA
- the LOC140168665 gene encoding protein unc-93 homolog A-like, whose amino-acid sequence MERHWKNLLGVSGAVFLSCGTFMIVVSLQSSIHPGSTGVASLSIYHICHALACLFAPILIAKIGTKWTMVFGTSCWCVYIACNFYPKPYILLPVSTLIGVIVAPFWVAQSTHITTTAIHLAAVTGETAENLVSRFAGISLWFQKFSAIPGNLISSFILYEGFSGSIGYPVNRTLNHCGGTPSSCIQYIADYDNTSDEYNVEVNQNLKNTLFGVLLGCCFCGVVVSIVFIDTLSAFCEVTPPKNHRAQSLALTALRVMKSRHFALLVPIIALNGLELSFFFGTFTKSFISCTTGVENIGFVMTAGGIGGALAALVSGTAIKYTGRMAVFTVGFFSQLVFLMWMFLWQPYQAHNWNIYVMAVGLGAGSALRTTQITALVGVLFAERQEGAFGSHLFFHHACYSVGFALNVFLCAYHQLMIMTSILTVAIATYYILEYDIKQTSKSDKCEKEIKPVNINELKITANKPLPEKHEMLASHIKGDVATVCTNLLQLESNSTV is encoded by the exons ATGGAAAGACATTGGAAGAATCTCCTCGGCGTTTCTGGTGCAGTATTCTTATCCTGTGGCACATTTATGATAGTTGTAAGTCTACAGAGCAGTATTCATCCAGGTTCTACAGGAGTAGCGTCTCTCAGTATCTATCATATATGCCATGCTCTTGCCTGCCTTTTCGCACCAATTCTTATTGCAAAAATCGGCACCAAATGGACAATGGTTTTTGGTACGTCGTGTTGGTGTGTTTATATAGCTTGTAATTTTTACCCAAAACCTTATATATTGCTACCGGTCTCAACACTAATTGGAGTGATTGTTGCGCCATTTTGGGTTGCACAGTCTACTCATATTACTACAACTGCGATACATTTGGCGGCCGTTACTGGTGAAACAGCGGAGAATTTAGTGAGTCGATTTGCCGGAATTTCACTATGGTTTCAGAAGTTCAGTGCCATACCAG gAAATTTGATATCATCGTTTATTCTCTACGAGGGGTTTTCGGGATCCATCGGTTATCCGGTTAACCGCACACTGAATCATTGTGGTGGCACACCGTCGAGTTGTATACAATACATCGCTGACTATGACAACACTTCTGATGAATACAATGTTGAAGTCAACCAAAACCTTAAAAATACCTTGTTCGGAGTACTTCTTGGATGTTGTTTCTGTGGGGTAGTCGTGTCGATTGTTTTCATTGATACTTTGTCAGCCTTCTGTGAAGTAACTCCGCCAAAAAATCACAGAGCTCAAAGTTTGGCGCTAACAGCTTTACGAGTAATGAAAAGTCGCCACTTTGCTCTGTTGGTACCTATCATTGCGCTGAATGGACTCGaattaagtttcttttttgggaCCTTCACGAAG TCATTTATAAGTTGTACAACAGGGGTCGAAAACATCGGATTCGTCATGACGGCTGGAGGCATTGGAGGAGCCCTTGCTGCACTAGTCTCTGGCACAGCCATCAAGTACACTGGAAGGATGGCTGTTTTTACAGTTGGATTTTTTAGTCAGTTAGTCTTTCTCATGTGGATGTTTTTATGGCAACCATATCAGGCTCATAATTGGAATATATACGTGATGGCAGTTGGGTTAGGAGCTGGGAGTGCTTTAAGGACAACACAGATAACTG CATTAGTTGGCGTGTTGTTCGCTGAAAGACAAGAAGGAGCTTTCGGATCACATCTCTTTTTTCATCACGCCTGTTATTCCGTCGGATTTGCACTCAATGTCTTCTTGTGCGCATATCATCAGTTGATGATTATGACATCAATTCTTACAGTCGCTATTGCAACGTATTATATTTTAGAATATGATATAAAGCAGACTTCAAAGAGTGATAAATGCGAAAAAGAAATAAAACCAGTAAATATCAACGAATTAAAGATTACTGCAAATAAACCTCTTCCTGAAAAGCACGAAATGCTTGCTTCTCATATTAAAGGCGATGTAGCGACTGTTTGTACCAACTTGCTACAATTGGAGTCAAACTCAACTGTATGA